In Halogeometricum borinquense DSM 11551, a single genomic region encodes these proteins:
- a CDS encoding superantigen-like protein SSL4: MVSSVFVATPVASAEDDDHGVNESKLQEQAINPELRPFLWKDGAGQYPSYKRQEVAGFSGYLERKSADRLTTLRYNFNESVFSDEYDTYLVIARVAWHANGNGDQERAVTNQGQQDIPGSSANEDWGTVRLPLAPDDDPFVKLSAEYETGYLSSGTAVVRVQRITVIPARLVGRLSNEEVLEITSQSGDADTTRTVTNTEPATTPSPSVQSTSIPSPTPTAVPPTAQPIVSPTPITPDVTTDSKLYDDRGLFLPNDELLQAGLNAWVLSVLGFVVSIIGVGYSMWRD; encoded by the coding sequence ATGGTCTCTAGTGTGTTTGTAGCCACACCAGTTGCGTCTGCTGAGGATGATGATCATGGGGTCAATGAATCGAAATTACAAGAACAAGCAATTAATCCTGAGCTCCGACCGTTTTTGTGGAAAGACGGTGCGGGGCAGTACCCCTCGTACAAACGGCAGGAAGTCGCGGGGTTCAGCGGCTATCTAGAACGAAAAAGTGCAGATCGACTCACTACACTGCGGTATAATTTCAATGAATCTGTATTCAGCGACGAGTATGATACATATCTGGTCATTGCTCGCGTGGCGTGGCATGCAAATGGGAATGGAGACCAAGAACGCGCTGTGACCAACCAAGGTCAACAGGATATCCCCGGCAGTAGTGCGAATGAGGACTGGGGAACCGTCCGGTTGCCGCTGGCTCCAGATGACGATCCGTTCGTCAAGCTTTCTGCAGAGTATGAAACTGGCTACTTGTCGTCTGGAACTGCCGTTGTGCGTGTACAACGTATTACTGTTATTCCTGCTCGCCTCGTTGGGAGACTCTCTAATGAGGAGGTGCTGGAAATTACTTCACAGTCTGGTGATGCCGACACTACTCGGACCGTCACGAATACGGAGCCGGCTACAACACCATCTCCCAGTGTGCAATCTACTTCTATCCCCTCTCCCACACCGACGGCTGTTCCTCCGACGGCCCAACCCATTGTCAGCCCTACGCCGATTACGCCTGATGTGACCACTGATTCGAAACTCTACGATGACCGCGGTCTATTCTTGCCGAACGACGAACTATTGCAGGCAGGGTTGAATGCGTGGGTGTTGTCTGTGCTTGGGTTTGTAGTTTCAATCATAGGTGTTGGGTACTCAATGTGGAGGGACTAA